The genomic interval TCTTTCGATTAACGCGGTTGAGAAGAAATTCAACAAAGGCTTGCCAAAAGACGCCGGGGCGATTCTCATCACCGATGTCGATGGCAATACAGAAGAAGAGCTCACCCAACAACTCGACGTCATCGAAGAGGCATTTTTAGAAAATGGTTGCAGTGGATTTAAAAGAGCTACGAGCCTCGAAGAGTCTAAAAATCTTTGGTTTGCCAGACGCAATGCCAGTCAATCGATCACAATTTACGGCAGTAAAAAACTCAATGAAGACATCACCGTTCCACGCAGTAAACTGCCTGCACTTCTTAAAGCCATTGGCGAAGTTTCCCAAAAATACAACGTCACCGTGCCGTGTTTTGGGCACACAGGTGATGGCAACGTTCACACCAATGTGATGGTCGATGGCAGTGATCCGAAACAACTTGAGATCGGACACCAAGCAATTGAAGAGATCTTTAAAGCAACCGTAGCCTTGGGTGGAACGCTCAGTGGAGAGCACGGCATCGGGCTGAGTAAAGCACCGTTTATGCACCTCGCTTTTAGTGAAGGTGAAATGGAGCTTTTCCGTTCCGTTAAAAAAGCATTTGATCCACATAATATTTTGAATCCTGCCAAAATGGGACTCTGATGTGTTAAACACTAAAAATGGTGTCGAATTTTTCAAAAAACTCAGAGACGTAGAGCTTGCGCACTACGCCTCTTCTTTGAGTTTTCACACCATTTTAGCGCTGATTCCTATTCTTCTCATTACCTTTAGTATTTTTACCAAAATGCCTCTTTTTTCGGTTTACTACGAAAAACTTCAAGGCTTTATTTTTAGCTCACTGATTCCCACACAACAAGACATTATGATTGGCTATTTGCATGATTTCATGGAAAATACAGGCAATATGGGCGTTGTGGGCGTTATTTTTGTGCTGTATATCTCTATTATGTTCTTTTTAGATTATGAAAAAATCGTGAGCAAAATCTTCGAGATTCCTTCCCGCAGTTTTTGGGAAGCGCTTTCAACCTACTGGACGATGGTCACACTCATGCCTCTTGGACTCATCATCTTTTTTTACAGCTCTGCTGTGGTGCAAGAATTTTTAGATCAAAGTGATGTCACGAGTTCGATTAACTTAGTGCGTTTTTCGCCCTATTTGATTGTCTGGCTTTTGTATCTTATTATGTATTCCATCTCTGCCAAAACCAAAGTCCACATCAAAAGCTCTCTACTCTCCTCGTTTGTAGCCTCACTGTGTTGGTATGTTTCTAAAATTCTTTTTGTCTATTATGTCAGCTACAACAAAACGTATCTGAGCATTTACGGCTCGTTTAGCATTCTGCTTTTCTTCTTCCTCTGGATCTATTTTTCATGGTTTATTTATCTTTATGGTCTGAAATTCTGCTTTTTATTGAATGAAAAAGAGACTGATAAAAGCAAAGCCTAAACAGGCATAAAGCGCAACCTTATAGCGTATCGCGACGAGTGAAACGCCCACATACACACCTAAAACCCACCACGGAAAGCTTAAAAGATAACTCTGCGTTTTTACATGTAAGAAGGTGAGCAAAACCGTATCCAAAATACCTCCTAAATTTGTTACATGTAAAAACAACCCTAAGGGATAAAAGGCGATAAACACTAGACTCGTGAGGGGTGAAGTCAGTTGTAAAAAGGTAAAGACGGGAAAAAAGGTATGAATAATGGGTACCATTAAGAGAAAAACACCCAAATCGATGATGCCAAGCAATACCCAGCGATTTAAGCTTGCAAAATGATGCAAAAAGAGAAAGAGATAAAAGACTCCTGCTACTGAAAACCAAAACGAGAGTGAAAAAAGAAGGTGGGGGAAAAGTGCTAAAAGCCCCAGTGTTGTGAGTCCTAGCATCTCGAAAGAGAGCACCTTTATGCCCCTTGAATAGATAAAAAAGCCCAAAACACTCATGGCAAAGGCACGCAAAAAAGAGGGCACAAAATCGATCACGACCATATAGATAAACAAAACGACCAACACCACCATGGTCAAATCCGCTGTGAGATTGCGATACGGAAAATAGCGACTTTGAAAAAACTGATACAGCGGTTTAAGTAAGAAAAAAAGCAGAAACGAGATGACGCCCACGTTGTAACCGCTAATCGCAATCAGATGCGTAATGCCCCATTTTTGCACCTCCTCACGAAGCTCTTTGGAGATAGGTGTTGCAAACAGAAGTGTTTTGTACAGTTCGGCTATCTTTTCACTTTCATGTTGCTCTTCAACAAAGCGGTAAAGAGGCTTCACATCAAGCGGTGGGTCATCTTCGTAGATGGTATACAAGGCAAGGGAAGGGGCAAAAAAGCCTTTGAGATAGTCGTAAAACGTGATTTTATCTACTTTGAGTTTCACTTTAACACGGGTTTTAATGCTCATGGAGACAACACGCCATGAGACGGTGTAAACTTCCGCGCCACTGCCATCAAGCTTGAGCTTGAAAACATCGTACGTACGCCCTTTTTCATTGGTTTTTGTGTAGTGATTGAGTACGGTTGCGGTGTTTACATGTAAAGCGTTTTTTGTTAGTTCTTTGAAGTGGTAAAACTCGATGGCAAGGGAGAGGCAGGCAACACAAAGTACCACTGAGAGTGTCAGAAAAAATTCCTTTTTACTGACAAAGAGTGGTACGCTGAGCATTTTTTAAAGCGGAGGCAAACTAATCTTCGCCTCTTGCGAAATGGAGGCATTGTATTGAACGACTTCGATCGGAATAGAATTTTTCCCGCCATCCACAAAGCGCGTACACGCCTTTTGAAAAATCAAGTTCGCCACACCAACCGGTCCATTTCTGTTTTTACCCACAATGACCTCGGCTAACTCTTCAGGTCTTTCAAAAAAGTCACTTTTGTACTCTTTGCCCTCAGTTCTAGCTTTTTGCTCTTTCTCTTTCTCTTCACGCATGCGGTAAACATCGTCACGGTAGACAAACAAGATCATATCGGCATCTTGCTCGATGGCACCTGATTCCCTAAGGTCGCTCAGCATCGGGCGTTTATCGCTTCTGGCTTCAAGCCCACGGTTGAGCTGCGAAAGTGCGATGATAGGAATATTCAGCTCCCTAGCCAAAAGCTTCAAACCTCGACTGATATCACTCACCTCAATATGTCTGTCACGATTTCCAGCAGAGGTCATCAACTGCAAGTAGTCGATGATCGCGAGTGAAATTTCAGGGTGCTGGGATTTAAGTTTACGAAGCTTGGCACGCACTTTGTGAATATCCACAGAGCCGTTATCATCAACAAAAAATTTCTTCTTCGCCATCTCATCTGCAGCGCTCGTCAGTCTTCCCCACTGCTCATCGCCCATATCACCTACTTTAAGCTTTTGAAGTGGAATGGATGTCTTCGCACTGAGCATCCTAAGCATCAACTGCTCCGCTGGCATCTCAAGGGAAAAGATCGCAACCCCTTTACCTCGATCTAACGCATTTTGAGCTAAATTCAAACAAAAAGCCGTATTGTGCGTTACGGTCATATCTTCGAGTAAAAAGAGGCTATTGCCATCAATTTCAAACCCATAATAGTCATCGACCTGATCAAATTCAACCTGAATTCCTGTTTGATTCCAACTACGTTTAACACGCCATGGCTCGGCAATTTTGCGTTTAATTTTTACAGGAATCGTATCAACATTGCCAAAAATGCGTACGCGATACACTTTACATGTAAAGCCAATCGACTCAATCGCAGCCTCTTTTTCTTTCAGTGACGTTCTAAAACCCAACGTATCGGCTAAAAATTTAATTTGCCTAGCAATCCCTTCTTCTTTTTGGGTAATCTCATAGCCGTTGCACTGTGCGTCATAGTGACCATCGCTGTCTAAAAGTCCTGCTAAAAGTTCCAAACGATTGTGCGTTGAGTTGATAAGAAAATCGTGTGGAATATGCTTGTTTTCAATCACACCCAATTGTCGAAGCGTGGCTTGCAGACTCTCTTTTTTAGTATGATCAACATTCACAATGCCATACATTGGGCATTTGCCATCCTCTTTTGACTGACTCACCCCCAGTCCTAAACGCGTCGCATAGTCACTCAAATACGCCACAACTTCTTCATCTTGCGTTGCAATACGGACATCCGATTTTCTGCCATCGCCCAACCACAATCCTAAAAAATAAGGCTCAATCTCCAGCTCTTTTTCCATAAATTTAACAGGGACTTTGTAGCCTTTGTAGTTGCTTTTAAACTTTTTACTTTTATCCAGATACTCACGAATCGAAATATTTAAAACATCACCATGCGTATGCTTTCCCTCATTTCGTGAACGTTTTAAGGAGAGAATGTGTGACTCATTAACACGATAATCGATTCCCTTATTTTGCCTTACCCAGTACATTTTTTCTCTGCCACGCGCTAAAGAGAGTACTTTGCGTGGTGTAGAGTCATCGCCCATCAAGAGTTCACCCACGCAGATATCTTCAACATTTTTCAAAACACCATCATACATCAGTACTTTCGTACCTTTAGCTAGACACTTACCCATCGCCGGCCTTGCTGCAACGATGATGAGATCGCCTTCACCAAAACCTGATGTCAAACGGTTAATTTCGGCAAATCCACTGTCAACGCCAACCACACCCGAGTTTCCACGCTTTTTCATCTCGTGAATGTGCGCGATGGTGGCGTGCGTCATCTCAGGCGATTCGCGAAACTCTTTTGTACCGCTCTCTTGCGTGATCTGGTAAAGTTTTTGTTGCACCAGATCGACCACTTCATTGGACGGCAAATCTTTCTCAACCGCAATCTCTTTGATGTCGCTGGTGAGTTGCACAAGCTCTCGCTTGATCGCTTTTTCACGTATCTCTTCGACATACGCTTTGGTGGCAGGAAGAGGATTGGTTGAGAGGATTTCCAACATCGCGTCTTCATCAAAACGCCCTTGTTGATTCAGCTTTTTCTTGATGAACTCTTCATCAATCGGAAGATCTTCCCTCTCACACGCCTCCATCGCTTCGTAAATATAACGATGGCTTGGCAGGTAAAAATCTTTCGCGCCAACGACCGCCGCCACATCTTCAAACGTTGCAGGATTAAATAAAATGGAGCTAAGAACCGAGCGCTCTATGTTGACATTGTGCAGATTGCTCATGCTTTGTACTCCTTGGCAGCAAGCTCAACCGCTTCTAAAAATTTATCGACGAGGTCTTCTTCTTTGAGTTTAGCCACCACTTCGCCTTTGACCATGACCAGTCCCTGCCCTTTGCCAAACGCAATGGCGACATCGGCATGTTTGGCTTCGCCAATGGCGTTGACCACGCATCCCATGACCGAAATATTGAGCGGTGCTTTGATATGTTTCGTGCGACGCTCCACTTCAGCAACAGCATTGACCAAATTGGCTTCCAAACGCCCGCAGGTTGGGCAGGAGATGATGTTGATGCCTTCGGCTTCAACGCCACTGTCTTTTAAAATGGCGCGCCCAACTTTGATCTCCTCTTCAAGCTCACCTGTAATGGAAACTCGCAAAGTATCGCCGATGCCATCGAGTAAAAGTGAACCCAAAGCGATGGAAGATTTAATGGTTGAGTGAAACAACGTTCCTGCTTCTGTGACACCCAAATGAAATGGGTACTCAACAAGAGGCCTCAGCATACGGTACGCTTCAACGGTACGAGCAACATCACTCGCTTTTAAAGAGACTTTCATATTGGTAAAGCCTAGATCCTCTAGGTATTTGATGTTATACAAAGCCGATTCCACCATACCTTTAGCCGTAGGGCCATACTTCTCGTCAAACTCTTTTTCCAAACTTCCGCTGTTCACGCCAATGCGAATCGGAATCTTGCGCTCATTACATGCCTTGACGACCTCTTTAACACGCTCTTTATTACCAATATTGCCAGGATTAATGCGAATACAATCCACCACTTCCGCCGCAATCAGCGCTAAACGGTAGTTAAAGTGAATGTCTGCAACGATAGGAAGCGTTGAGCGCTCTTTAATCGCTTTAAGCGCGTGCGCATCGTCATAATCAGGCACGGCTAAACGCACGATGTCAGCTCCAGCAAAATGCAAACGACGAATTTGTTCTACGGTCGCTTCCACATCATGTGTTTTTGAAAAGGTCATCGACTGAACAGGAATTTTAGCATTGCCACCGATGGGGACATTGCCCACAAAAATTTGTTTGGTTGGGTATCGTTTTATCATTGTTTATCACTTTCAGAAGCCAAAGCTTTTTTGTACATTAAATTATAATGGATTATACATTTTTTGGATTTAAGAAAACGAAAGAGGATCTATATCTGCTTCTACATGTAAAAGTTTTACCGCATGGGCAAACTCGAGTAACGCTTTACTAGAGTCACTGCGGGCTAGAAGTTCATAACGGTATTTATTGGCGATTTTGGAGATATTGGCTTTGCCAAACCCTACCACTTCGACCTGTGGAAAACTTTGCGCGATGAGCGCTACTTTATCGATCAACTCTTTGGCTTTTTCATCTTTGACGTGAGCACTCATGAGTCTGAGCATCTTTTTAAACGGCGGGTAAAGGTTTTTTCGAAACACCAATTCATCCTTTAAAAACTGCTCAAAATCGCTCAAATATTGCTTGAAAAATTCGCTGTTTTTACTTTGAATCAACACTTCGCCGTACCCTTTTCGCCCTGCTCTTCCTGCGATTTGTAACACCAATGCCAGCGTTTTTTCGCGCGATCTAAAATCACTCATACCCAACAGTGCATCGACGCCTAAAATGACAGCCAGCCCCACACCGTGGTAATCGTGCCCTTTGCTGAGCATCTGTGTGCCGACCATAATGTCGATTTTATGCTCATTAAAATCGCTCAAAATCTCAGAGAGTTTTTTCTCTGTTCTTACCTCATCGCGGTCAAACTGTTGCACCACATGTTCACTAAAATGCTCGCTAAGCTTTTGGCTCACTTCCGCCGTTCCCATGCGCGTCGCGACGATCTCTTCGCACCCGCATTTGGGGCAGATTTTGGGGATGACTTCGGTGTAGTTGCAGTAGTGGCATTTCAGTGCGTTCATGTTGTGGTGAATGCTCATTCCCACACTGCAAAACGGACACTCAACATTCGCTCCACAGCTTTTACATGTAATGTACTTGAAGTTCGCGCGTGTCGGTAAAAAGACGATGACTTGTTTTTTAGCGTTCAATGCTTTTTGAATCGCTTGTGTCATCTTAAAACTTAGCCCATGTTCGCCATCGTCGTACATAATGTGACTTTGTGACTCAAAAAATGTACCCTTAAGTCTAAACGTTGGAATTTTATGAAAGCTTCCAAGTGTCGGAGTTGCCGAGCCTAAAAGTACTTTGCAACCGATTTTTTGCCCAAACAGAAGTGCCAAATCTTTCGCGTTGTAGCGCGGTCTGTTGCCAGATTTATAACTCTCATCGTGCTCTTCATCGACCACGATTAACCCTAA from Sulfurospirillum multivorans DSM 12446 carries:
- a CDS encoding YihY family inner membrane protein yields the protein MLNTKNGVEFFKKLRDVELAHYASSLSFHTILALIPILLITFSIFTKMPLFSVYYEKLQGFIFSSLIPTQQDIMIGYLHDFMENTGNMGVVGVIFVLYISIMFFLDYEKIVSKIFEIPSRSFWEALSTYWTMVTLMPLGLIIFFYSSAVVQEFLDQSDVTSSINLVRFSPYLIVWLLYLIMYSISAKTKVHIKSSLLSSFVASLCWYVSKILFVYYVSYNKTYLSIYGSFSILLFFFLWIYFSWFIYLYGLKFCFLLNEKETDKSKA
- a CDS encoding ComEC/Rec2 family competence protein encodes the protein MLSVPLFVSKKEFFLTLSVVLCVACLSLAIEFYHFKELTKNALHVNTATVLNHYTKTNEKGRTYDVFKLKLDGSGAEVYTVSWRVVSMSIKTRVKVKLKVDKITFYDYLKGFFAPSLALYTIYEDDPPLDVKPLYRFVEEQHESEKIAELYKTLLFATPISKELREEVQKWGITHLIAISGYNVGVISFLLFFLLKPLYQFFQSRYFPYRNLTADLTMVVLVVLFIYMVVIDFVPSFLRAFAMSVLGFFIYSRGIKVLSFEMLGLTTLGLLALFPHLLFSLSFWFSVAGVFYLFLFLHHFASLNRWVLLGIIDLGVFLLMVPIIHTFFPVFTFLQLTSPLTSLVFIAFYPLGLFLHVTNLGGILDTVLLTFLHVKTQSYLLSFPWWVLGVYVGVSLVAIRYKVALYACLGFAFISLFFIQ
- the dnaB gene encoding replicative DNA helicase, with the protein product MSNLHNVNIERSVLSSILFNPATFEDVAAVVGAKDFYLPSHRYIYEAMEACEREDLPIDEEFIKKKLNQQGRFDEDAMLEILSTNPLPATKAYVEEIREKAIKRELVQLTSDIKEIAVEKDLPSNEVVDLVQQKLYQITQESGTKEFRESPEMTHATIAHIHEMKKRGNSGVVGVDSGFAEINRLTSGFGEGDLIIVAARPAMGKCLAKGTKVLMYDGVLKNVEDICVGELLMGDDSTPRKVLSLARGREKMYWVRQNKGIDYRVNESHILSLKRSRNEGKHTHGDVLNISIREYLDKSKKFKSNYKGYKVPVKFMEKELEIEPYFLGLWLGDGRKSDVRIATQDEEVVAYLSDYATRLGLGVSQSKEDGKCPMYGIVNVDHTKKESLQATLRQLGVIENKHIPHDFLINSTHNRLELLAGLLDSDGHYDAQCNGYEITQKEEGIARQIKFLADTLGFRTSLKEKEAAIESIGFTCKVYRVRIFGNVDTIPVKIKRKIAEPWRVKRSWNQTGIQVEFDQVDDYYGFEIDGNSLFLLEDMTVTHNTAFCLNLAQNALDRGKGVAIFSLEMPAEQLMLRMLSAKTSIPLQKLKVGDMGDEQWGRLTSAADEMAKKKFFVDDNGSVDIHKVRAKLRKLKSQHPEISLAIIDYLQLMTSAGNRDRHIEVSDISRGLKLLARELNIPIIALSQLNRGLEARSDKRPMLSDLRESGAIEQDADMILFVYRDDVYRMREEKEKEQKARTEGKEYKSDFFERPEELAEVIVGKNRNGPVGVANLIFQKACTRFVDGGKNSIPIEVVQYNASISQEAKISLPPL
- the ispG gene encoding flavodoxin-dependent (E)-4-hydroxy-3-methylbut-2-enyl-diphosphate synthase yields the protein MIKRYPTKQIFVGNVPIGGNAKIPVQSMTFSKTHDVEATVEQIRRLHFAGADIVRLAVPDYDDAHALKAIKERSTLPIVADIHFNYRLALIAAEVVDCIRINPGNIGNKERVKEVVKACNERKIPIRIGVNSGSLEKEFDEKYGPTAKGMVESALYNIKYLEDLGFTNMKVSLKASDVARTVEAYRMLRPLVEYPFHLGVTEAGTLFHSTIKSSIALGSLLLDGIGDTLRVSITGELEEEIKVGRAILKDSGVEAEGINIISCPTCGRLEANLVNAVAEVERRTKHIKAPLNISVMGCVVNAIGEAKHADVAIAFGKGQGLVMVKGEVVAKLKEEDLVDKFLEAVELAAKEYKA
- a CDS encoding primosomal protein N', with protein sequence MFYYHIALLKSPLSPLTYQSEQTLPLGTIVEVTLSKRTTQGVVIAEVEKPSFECETISLTCKPFYPSKTLELARFIAEYYVCSLGEALSLFVPYASNALHVNETITIEITLSTEQQKAYDFIEAHPTSLLFGDTGSGKTEIYMKLFEQSINEGKQAIFLLPEIGLTPQMKNRLKHHFGTHVAIWHSKISAKKKEQILSDLSEGKISIIAGTRSALFLPLQHLGLIVVDEEHDESYKSGNRPRYNAKDLALLFGQKIGCKVLLGSATPTLGSFHKIPTFRLKGTFFESQSHIMYDDGEHGLSFKMTQAIQKALNAKKQVIVFLPTRANFKYITCKSCGANVECPFCSVGMSIHHNMNALKCHYCNYTEVIPKICPKCGCEEIVATRMGTAEVSQKLSEHFSEHVVQQFDRDEVRTEKKLSEILSDFNEHKIDIMVGTQMLSKGHDYHGVGLAVILGVDALLGMSDFRSREKTLALVLQIAGRAGRKGYGEVLIQSKNSEFFKQYLSDFEQFLKDELVFRKNLYPPFKKMLRLMSAHVKDEKAKELIDKVALIAQSFPQVEVVGFGKANISKIANKYRYELLARSDSSKALLEFAHAVKLLHVEADIDPLSFS